A part of Anas acuta chromosome 26, bAnaAcu1.1, whole genome shotgun sequence genomic DNA contains:
- the WDR18 gene encoding WD repeat-containing protein 18, with amino-acid sequence MAAPMEVALVSDAAGPLCNCSVWELHSGSALPGYRGGNSGPRGLALLGGEHLLGAQLGKSYINVWELQRKDQLQQKIICPGPVTCLTASPNGLYILAGVAESIYLWEVSNGNLLAILNRHYQDLTCLCFTDDSSHFLSGAKDCLALVWNLYSVLQAEPSQIPDPRHVWSRHSLPITDMCCGFGGPLARAATASLDQTAKLWEVASGELLLSVLFDVGIMAVTLDLSEYHMFCGGMDGSIFQVDLCAWPVQRDRTFQTERENGKIFKGHRNQVTCLSVSTDGSLLLSGSHDETVRLWDIQSKQCLKTMNHKGPVTNAFIVLAPANMFNPDGKPSVPLPKFSKHLYGTESSDEQGSEGVTLRLGLHQQDSGESYLEKGERMYAQMCSTREKNLVGDQEHLTIQVSELEEEVSTLRKINKNLFDFSARIITKPAK; translated from the exons ATGGCGGCGCCCATGGAGGTGGCGCTGGTGTCGGACGCGGCGGGGCCGCTCTGCAACTGCTCCGTGTGGGAGCTGCACTCGGGCTCCGCGCTGCCCGGGTACCGCGGCGGCAACAGCGGCCCGCGGGGCCTGGCGCTGCTGGGCGGCGAGCACCTGCTGGGGGCACAGCTGGGCAAGAGCTACATCAACGtctgggagctgcagaggaag gaccagctccagcagaagaTCATTTGCCCCGGGCCGGTGACCTGCCTGACGGCGTCTCCCAACGGGCTCTACATTCTGGCTGGCGTCGCTGAGAGCATCTACCTGTGGGAG GTCTCCAACGGGAACCTCCTTGCCATCCTGAACCGGCACTACCAGGACCTCACCTGCCTCTGCTTCACTGATGACAGCAGCCACTTTCTCTCAGGGGCAAAGGACTGCCTGGCTCTGGTGTGGAACCTGTACAG cgtgctgcaggcagagccctcCCAGATCCCAGACCCTCGCCACGTGTGGTCCCGACACAGCCTCCCTATCACGGACATGTGCTGCGGCTTCGGGGGGCCCCTGGCACGAGCTGCCACAGCGTCCCTCGACCAGACAGCAAAG CTCTGGGAAGTCGCATCTGGGGAGCTCCTGCTGTCCGTGCTGTTCGACGTGGGGATCATGGCCGTGACCCTGGACCTGTCCGAGTACCACATGTTCTGCGGCGGCATGGACGGCTCCATCTTCCAGGTCGACCTCTGTGCCTGG CCAGTGCAGAGGGACCGGACCTTCCAGACAGAGCGGGAGAACGGGAAGATCTTCAAAGGGCACAG GAACCAGGTGACGTGTCTGTCCGTCTCCACGGACGGCAGCCTGCTGCTTTCCGGCTCCCACGACGAAACGGTCCGGCTGTGGGACATCCAAAGCAAGCAGTGCCTGAAGACGATGAATCACAAAG GTCCGGTTACAAACGCCTTCATCGTGCTGGCCCCAGCCAACATGTTCAACCCGGATGGGAAACCCAGCGTGCCTCTCCCCAAGTTCAGCAAGCACCTCTACGGCACCGAAAGCAGCGACGAGCAGGGCAGCGAGGGGGTGACGCTGCGCCTCGGGCTCCACCAGCAG GACTCCGGGGAGAGCTACCTGGAGAAGGGCGAGAGGATGTACGCCCAGATGTGCTCGACGAGGGAAAAG AACCTGGTGGGAGACCAGGAGCACCTGACGATCCAGGTGAGCGAGCTGGAAGAGGAGGTGAGCACCCTCCGGAAGATCAACAAGAACCTCTTCGACTTCTCCGCTCGCATCATCACCAAACCGGCCAAATGA